One part of the Xiphophorus maculatus strain JP 163 A chromosome 1, X_maculatus-5.0-male, whole genome shotgun sequence genome encodes these proteins:
- the LOC102233944 gene encoding RNA-binding protein 10-like isoform X2 — MDYERRGGRGDRIGRYGSSHNDHNFRDMDYRAYGQEDEEGVHEVRMEDDGLYMPDEALGAHDFPAGFQGSPHFHHRGNTRGNISLEGNTPVWPPFSQSHPDCAHLTHQGEEDGFRQDFEQIQTGPPGRGRQRGGRGFPENRGLSRDSNWVAHTEQMEFRPRDEDRVSRGGGRRTRTFPAAAEEGGCESAGQDLSAEELDQRDQDYRADLDQNQRPSNIIMLRMLPMSATANEIRAQLQEQGIQPREVRLMRNKSSGQSRGFAFVEFNLIQEATRWMETNQGTLMIMEQRVSMHYSDPKPRANEDWLCNKCGVQNFKRREKCFKCSVPKSEAELKLPQLLREMPVGVQKEGAQGLLPLPVSYHPAGPSVPPGPAPQPADVANDTLILRNLGPHTTVDAILSALAPFATLSPSNVRLIKDKHTHLNRGFAFLQLSTIVEASQLLQILQALQPPLSIDGKAIVVEFAKGSKRDVFVTEGSRVSAATVASTAIAAAQWAISQNTQNGSSEDAAVYQQGAAVTYSQEGQSYSGADGVALRVQTDSRIAPLVGAGAALNGAYTGGTPAVISSEAVKLGSAAGQLSLIPAISTPATQVEIVGKPQPAAANQPAIPGTEHELKQYPVPDVSTYQYDESSGFYYDPFTGLYYDPNSQYYYNANTQQYMYWDGEKQTYTPAASQSNTEGTPVKDGAASSDSTASKEKKEKPKSKTAQQIAKDMERWAKSLNRQKENMRSVSSSPAVGSSRGPGHSRFDDYRESASADAGYAVLEKKGALSERAPSFLDQIRQSTELSPPHQSGLVPAYSAESDSEDEGAEKDEKEGRLTDWVKLACLLCRRQFPSKEALIRHQQLSELHKQNLEQRKAQLEASGKRLPDDGEPPESKRRKFSPIDGTGTSLGARMLQGGVKKGLLLRNMQVE, encoded by the exons ATGGACTATGAGCGGAG GGGTGGTCGAGGGGATCGCATCGGTCGCTATGGCAGCTCTCACAATGATCACAACTTTCGGGACATGGACTATCGTGCTTATGGGCaagaggatgaggagggagTCCATGAAGTCAGAATGGAAGATGATGGGTTATACATGCCTGATGAGGCGCTAGGTGCTCATGACTTCCCAGCAGGTTTCCAAGGTTCCCCACATTTTCACCATAGAGGGAATACCAGAGGCAACATTAGTCTGGAGGGGAATACCCCAGTCTGGCCCCCCTTTTCTCAGTCACACCCTGATTGTGCACATCTCACTCACCAAGGGGAGGAGGATGGATTCAGACAAGACTTTGAGCAGATACAGACTggcccaccaggaagaggaaggCAGAGAGGTGGAAGAGGCTTTCCAGAAAACAGGGGTTTAAGTAGGGACAGCAACTGGGTTGCCCATACTGAGCAGATGGAATTCAGACCAAGAGATGAGGATAGGGTCTCTCGTGGAGGTGGAAGGAGGACAAGG ACTTTTCCAGCAGCAGCGGAGGAAGGCGGTTGTGAAAGTGCTGGACAAGACCTGTCTGCAGAGGAACTGGACCAGAGAGACCAGGACTACCGTGCAGActtggaccagaaccagaggccCAGTAACATTATCATGCTTCGCATGCTACCAATGAGTGCCACAGCCAATGAG ATTCGGGCACAACTTCAGGAACAGGGGATCCAGCCAAGAGAAGTTCGCCTTATGAGGAATAAATCTTCAG GTCAGAGCCGAGGATTCGCCTTCGtcgagtttaatctcatacaggAGGCCACCCGCTGGATGGAGACCAACCAG GGGACGCTGATGATTATGGAGCAGCGCGTGTCCATGCACTACAGCGACCCCAAACCACGAGCCAACGAGGACTGGCTCTGTAACAAG TGTGGTGTCCAGAACTTCAAAAGGAGAGAGAAGTGCTTCAAATGCAGCGTGCCCAAATCAG AGGCTGAGCTAAAGCTGCCACAGTTGCTGAGGGAAATGCCTGTTGGAGTTCAGAAGGAGGGAGCCCAAGGCTTGCTGCCTCTGCCGGTGTCGTACCACCCTGCTGGTCCCAGTGTTCCCCCAGGGCCTGCGCCGCAGCCGGCAGACGTCGCAAATGACA CTTTGATTCTTAGAAACCTCGGCCCCCATACAACAGTGGACGCCATTTTGTCTGCGTTGGCTCCATTCGCCACCCTCTCCCCTTCCAATGTTCGCCTGATCAAGGACAAGCACACACATCTAAACAGAGGATTTGCTTTTCTGCAGCTTTCTACTATAGTG gAGGCCTCACAGCTGCTTCAGATTCTTCAGGCTCTGCAGCCCCCACTGTCTATTGATGGGAAAGCCATTGTAGTGGAGTTTGCCAAAGGTTCCAAACG TGATGTCTTTGTGACTGAGGGGAGCAGAGTGAGCGCGGCTACTGTGGCCAGCACTGCTATAGCCGCTGCACAGTGGGCTATATCACAG aacacTCAGAATGGATCAAGTGAGGATGCAGCAGtttaccagcagggggcagcagtcACATACAGCCAAGAAGGACAGAGTTATTCTGGGGCAGACGGTGTCGCTTTAAGGGTCCAGACGGACTCCAGGATTGCACCCCTGGTTGGTGCAGGAGCAGCACTAAATGGAGCATATACAGGAGGAACCCCAG CTGTTATCTCATCTGAGGCAGTAAAACTTGGTTCAGCAGCTGGACAGCTGTCTCTCATCCCAGCTATCTCCACACCAGCCACACAG GTTGAGATTGTAGGAAAAccacagccagctgctgctAATCAACCTGCCATCCCCGGCACCGAACACGAGCTCAAACAATATC CTGTGCCAGATGTGTCTACTTACCAGTACGACGAAAGCTCAGGCTTTTATTATGACCCATTCACAGGACTCTATTATGACCCAAATTCCCAG TACTACTACAACGCTAACACTCAGCAGTACATGTACTGGGATGGAGAGAAGCAGACCTACACTCCTGCTGCCAGCCAATCAAACACTGAGGGTACACCAGTGAAGGATGGAGCGGCCTCTTCGGACAGCACAgcaagcaaagagaaaaaagagaagccGAAGAGTAAAACTGCTCAACAG ATTGCCAAAGATATGGAGCGTTGGGCTAAAAGTCTCAacaggcaaaaagaaaacatgcgtTCTGTCTCTTCGTCCCCTGCTGTCGGGTCTTCTCGAGGGCCGGGTCACAGTCGCTTTGACGACTACAGAGAGTCTGCAAGTGCCGATGCAGGCTATGCTGTTCTGGAGAAAAAG GGTGCGTTGTCTGAAAGGGCACCGAGTTTTCTGGACCAGATCCGACAAAGTACAGAA CTTTCGCCCCCTCATCAGTCCGGTCTGGTCCCAGCCTACAGTGCAGAAAGTGACAGTGAAGACGAAGGAGCTGAGAAAGATGAGAAAGAAGGGAGACTGACAGACTGGGTGAAACTGGCATGTCTGCTCTGCAGAAGGCAGTTCCCTAGCAAAGAGGCCCTCATCAGGCACCAGCAGCTCTCTGAACTccataaa CAAAACTTGGAGCAAAGAAAAGCTCAGCTGGAAGCTAGTGGCAAG AGATTACCAGATGATGGTGAACCACCAGAATCTAAGAGGAGGAAGTTCAGTCCAAT TGATGGAACAGGAACTAGCCTCGGTGCAAGGATGCTGCAAGGAGGTGTGAAGAAGGGGCTTCTGTTGCGCAACATGCAAGTGGAGTGA
- the LOC102233944 gene encoding RNA-binding protein 10-like isoform X1 has protein sequence MDYERRGGRGDRIGRYGSSHNDHNFRDMDYRAYGQEDEEGVHEVRMEDDGLYMPDEALGAHDFPAGFQGSPHFHHRGNTRGNISLEGNTPVWPPFSQSHPDCAHLTHQGEEDGFRQDFEQIQTGPPGRGRQRGGRGFPENRGLSRDSNWVAHTEQMEFRPRDEDRVSRGGGRRTRTFPAAAEEGGCESAGQDLSAEELDQRDQDYRADLDQNQRPSNIIMLRMLPMSATANEIRAQLQEQGIQPREVRLMRNKSSGQSRGFAFVEFNLIQEATRWMETNQGTLMIMEQRVSMHYSDPKPRANEDWLCNKCGVQNFKRREKCFKCSVPKSEAELKLPQLLREMPVGVQKEGAQGLLPLPVSYHPAGPSVPPGPAPQPADVANDTLILRNLGPHTTVDAILSALAPFATLSPSNVRLIKDKHTHLNRGFAFLQLSTIVEASQLLQILQALQPPLSIDGKAIVVEFAKGSKRDVFVTEGSRVSAATVASTAIAAAQWAISQNTQNGSSEDAAVYQQGAAVTYSQEGQSYSGADGVALRVQTDSRIAPLVGAGAALNGAYTGGTPAVISSEAVKLGSAAGQLSLIPAISTPATQVEIVGKPQPAAANQPAIPGTEHELKQYPVPDVSTYQYDESSGFYYDPFTGLYYDPNSQYYYNANTQQYMYWDGEKQTYTPAASQSNTEGTPVKDGAASSDSTASKEKKEKPKSKTAQQIAKDMERWAKSLNRQKENMRSVSSSPAVGSSRGPGHSRFDDYRESASADAGYAVLEKKGALSERAPSFLDQIRQSTEQLSPPHQSGLVPAYSAESDSEDEGAEKDEKEGRLTDWVKLACLLCRRQFPSKEALIRHQQLSELHKQNLEQRKAQLEASGKRLPDDGEPPESKRRKFSPIDGTGTSLGARMLQGGVKKGLLLRNMQVE, from the exons ATGGACTATGAGCGGAG GGGTGGTCGAGGGGATCGCATCGGTCGCTATGGCAGCTCTCACAATGATCACAACTTTCGGGACATGGACTATCGTGCTTATGGGCaagaggatgaggagggagTCCATGAAGTCAGAATGGAAGATGATGGGTTATACATGCCTGATGAGGCGCTAGGTGCTCATGACTTCCCAGCAGGTTTCCAAGGTTCCCCACATTTTCACCATAGAGGGAATACCAGAGGCAACATTAGTCTGGAGGGGAATACCCCAGTCTGGCCCCCCTTTTCTCAGTCACACCCTGATTGTGCACATCTCACTCACCAAGGGGAGGAGGATGGATTCAGACAAGACTTTGAGCAGATACAGACTggcccaccaggaagaggaaggCAGAGAGGTGGAAGAGGCTTTCCAGAAAACAGGGGTTTAAGTAGGGACAGCAACTGGGTTGCCCATACTGAGCAGATGGAATTCAGACCAAGAGATGAGGATAGGGTCTCTCGTGGAGGTGGAAGGAGGACAAGG ACTTTTCCAGCAGCAGCGGAGGAAGGCGGTTGTGAAAGTGCTGGACAAGACCTGTCTGCAGAGGAACTGGACCAGAGAGACCAGGACTACCGTGCAGActtggaccagaaccagaggccCAGTAACATTATCATGCTTCGCATGCTACCAATGAGTGCCACAGCCAATGAG ATTCGGGCACAACTTCAGGAACAGGGGATCCAGCCAAGAGAAGTTCGCCTTATGAGGAATAAATCTTCAG GTCAGAGCCGAGGATTCGCCTTCGtcgagtttaatctcatacaggAGGCCACCCGCTGGATGGAGACCAACCAG GGGACGCTGATGATTATGGAGCAGCGCGTGTCCATGCACTACAGCGACCCCAAACCACGAGCCAACGAGGACTGGCTCTGTAACAAG TGTGGTGTCCAGAACTTCAAAAGGAGAGAGAAGTGCTTCAAATGCAGCGTGCCCAAATCAG AGGCTGAGCTAAAGCTGCCACAGTTGCTGAGGGAAATGCCTGTTGGAGTTCAGAAGGAGGGAGCCCAAGGCTTGCTGCCTCTGCCGGTGTCGTACCACCCTGCTGGTCCCAGTGTTCCCCCAGGGCCTGCGCCGCAGCCGGCAGACGTCGCAAATGACA CTTTGATTCTTAGAAACCTCGGCCCCCATACAACAGTGGACGCCATTTTGTCTGCGTTGGCTCCATTCGCCACCCTCTCCCCTTCCAATGTTCGCCTGATCAAGGACAAGCACACACATCTAAACAGAGGATTTGCTTTTCTGCAGCTTTCTACTATAGTG gAGGCCTCACAGCTGCTTCAGATTCTTCAGGCTCTGCAGCCCCCACTGTCTATTGATGGGAAAGCCATTGTAGTGGAGTTTGCCAAAGGTTCCAAACG TGATGTCTTTGTGACTGAGGGGAGCAGAGTGAGCGCGGCTACTGTGGCCAGCACTGCTATAGCCGCTGCACAGTGGGCTATATCACAG aacacTCAGAATGGATCAAGTGAGGATGCAGCAGtttaccagcagggggcagcagtcACATACAGCCAAGAAGGACAGAGTTATTCTGGGGCAGACGGTGTCGCTTTAAGGGTCCAGACGGACTCCAGGATTGCACCCCTGGTTGGTGCAGGAGCAGCACTAAATGGAGCATATACAGGAGGAACCCCAG CTGTTATCTCATCTGAGGCAGTAAAACTTGGTTCAGCAGCTGGACAGCTGTCTCTCATCCCAGCTATCTCCACACCAGCCACACAG GTTGAGATTGTAGGAAAAccacagccagctgctgctAATCAACCTGCCATCCCCGGCACCGAACACGAGCTCAAACAATATC CTGTGCCAGATGTGTCTACTTACCAGTACGACGAAAGCTCAGGCTTTTATTATGACCCATTCACAGGACTCTATTATGACCCAAATTCCCAG TACTACTACAACGCTAACACTCAGCAGTACATGTACTGGGATGGAGAGAAGCAGACCTACACTCCTGCTGCCAGCCAATCAAACACTGAGGGTACACCAGTGAAGGATGGAGCGGCCTCTTCGGACAGCACAgcaagcaaagagaaaaaagagaagccGAAGAGTAAAACTGCTCAACAG ATTGCCAAAGATATGGAGCGTTGGGCTAAAAGTCTCAacaggcaaaaagaaaacatgcgtTCTGTCTCTTCGTCCCCTGCTGTCGGGTCTTCTCGAGGGCCGGGTCACAGTCGCTTTGACGACTACAGAGAGTCTGCAAGTGCCGATGCAGGCTATGCTGTTCTGGAGAAAAAG GGTGCGTTGTCTGAAAGGGCACCGAGTTTTCTGGACCAGATCCGACAAAGTACAGAA CAGCTTTCGCCCCCTCATCAGTCCGGTCTGGTCCCAGCCTACAGTGCAGAAAGTGACAGTGAAGACGAAGGAGCTGAGAAAGATGAGAAAGAAGGGAGACTGACAGACTGGGTGAAACTGGCATGTCTGCTCTGCAGAAGGCAGTTCCCTAGCAAAGAGGCCCTCATCAGGCACCAGCAGCTCTCTGAACTccataaa CAAAACTTGGAGCAAAGAAAAGCTCAGCTGGAAGCTAGTGGCAAG AGATTACCAGATGATGGTGAACCACCAGAATCTAAGAGGAGGAAGTTCAGTCCAAT TGATGGAACAGGAACTAGCCTCGGTGCAAGGATGCTGCAAGGAGGTGTGAAGAAGGGGCTTCTGTTGCGCAACATGCAAGTGGAGTGA
- the LOC102234379 gene encoding leucine-rich repeat-containing protein 23-like yields the protein MSDDDVYLSPEELGEDAPAGEGEEGDEHDKIQVFPLNKETIIDGLSLLCQTGKRLEHAFIKLDLKDKALTDIVAISSYIHIRFLDLSNNYISDLSPLAPMTHLLWLKVDTNSVTSLKGQPLAEFTFLQWLSVASNQLVDIEGLVGPSLETLILSGNSIQKISGLQSADFANLVILELRANQLETTSGFDLPNLRKLYLAQNFIKRLEGLEKLERLITLHLRDNQLETLEGLCSEMKSLQYLNIRGNAIAEGDALRSLRLLTNSLKTLVIAENPIVDTLIYRPSILILLPQLERIDKEIITLKERTEARRAIRELQEEEEAPV from the exons ATGTCTGACGATGATGTGTACCTGTCCCCCGAAGAGTTGGGGGAAGATGCACCTGCTGGAGAAGGCGAAGAAGGGGACGAACACGATAAG ATTCAAGTGTTCCCATTGAACAAAGAGACCATCATTGATGGGCTTTCATTGCTCTGCCAGACAGGAAAAAGACTGGAACATGCTTTTATCAAACTGGATCTTAAAGACAA AGCGTTAACTGACATAGTTGCAATCAGCAGTTATATTCACATACGTTTTCTGGACTTATCCAACAACTACATCTCTGATCTTTCTCCCTTGGCACCAATGACCCATTTGCTTTGGCTGAAG GTTGACACAAATTCTGTGACATCATTAAAAGGGCAACCATTAGCTGAGTTTACCTTCCTACAATGGTTGAGTGTGGCATCAAACCAACTAGTAGACATAGAAGGCCTGGTTGGACCGTCCCTAGAGACGCTCATACTTTCAG GTAATAGTATTCAGAAAATAAGTGGTTTGCAGAGTGCCGATTTTGCCAATTTGGTTATCCTAGAGCTGAGGGCAAACCAGCTGGAAACAACAAGTGGCTTTGACCTTCCAAACTTGCGGAAACTATACCTG GCCCAAAACTTTATCAAACGTCTTGAGGGTCTAGAGAAGCTAGAGCGCCTGATAACCCTACATCTTCGAGACAATCAACTTGAAACTCTGGAAGGGCTCTGTTCTGAAATGAAGAGTCTTCAGTACCTCAATATCAG AGGAAATGCAATTGCTGAAGGAGACGCCTTACGAAGCCTCCGCCTTCTGACAAATTCCCTAAAAACTTTGGTTATTGCGGAAAATCCAATAGTGGACACATTAATCTATCGGCCAAGTATACTAATACTCCTGCCTCAGCTGGAGCGAATTGACAAAGAGATAATCACCCTTAAAGAGAGAACAGAAGCTCGGAGGGCAATCAGG GAACttcaggaagaggaagaagcaCCTGTATAA
- the LOC102234635 gene encoding transketolase-like has translation MASYHKPDEKTLQGLKDIANKLRIHSIKATCASNSGHPTSCCSAAELMSVLFFNAMRYKADDPRNQCNDRFVLSKGHAAPVLYAAWAEAGFVKESDLLNLRKIDCDLEGHPTPKLAFVDVATGSLGQGLGAACGMAYTGKHFDKASYRVYCMLGDGECSEGSVWEAMAFASYYKLDNLVAIMDVNRLGQSEPAPLQHDMETYRKRCEAFGWNTYVVDGHDVEELCKAFWLAKQVKDKPTCIVAKTFKGKGLKDISDLENWHGKPIPKDKVDGLLKDLQSQIQVPNKTLCPELPNDDAAPADLSPISLPTPPAYKKGDKMATRQAYGVALARLGQGSKRVVALDGDTKNSTFSELFKKAYPDRYIECFIAEQNMVGVAIGCATRDRTVAFASTFAAFFSRAYDQIRMGAISQSNVNLVGSHCGVSIGEDGPSQMALEDLAMFRAIPTCTVFYPSDAVSTERAVELSANTKGICFIRTSRPATAVIYSPDEKFEVGVAKVVRQSDSDVVTVIGAGVTLHEALTAYDTLKSEGKNICVIDPFTIKPLDAATILSCARATGGQIITVEDHYKEGGLGEAVLSAVGGEPGIMVTRLAVSGVPRSGKPQELLDIFGISAKHIVTAVRQTFAN, from the exons ATGGCTAGCTACCACAAACCCGACGAGAAGACTTTGCAGGGACTCAAAGACATTGCTAACAAGCTAAGGATCCACTCCATCAAGGCAACATGCGCTTCCAACTCTGG CCATCCCACATCATGCTGCAGTGCAGCGGAGCTCATGTCTGTGCTCTTCTTCAACGCCATGCGCTATAAAGCAGATGATCCTCGCAACCAGTGCAATGACCGCTTTGTGCTCTCAAAG GGTCATGCTGCCCCTGTCCTGTATGCTGCCTGGGCAGAAGCAGGTTTCGTGAAGGAATCTGATCTGCTCAACCTGCGTAAGATCGACTGTGACCTGGAGGGGCACCCCACACCT AAACTAGCATTTGTTGATGTGGCAACTGGATCTCTTGGCCAAGGTCTTGGGGCTGCTTGTGGGATGGCCTATACTGGCAAGCATTTTGACAAAGCCAG CTACCGTGTGTACTGCATGCTCGGTGATGGTGAGTGTTCGGAGGGCTCCGTGTGGGAGGCCATGGCCTTTGCATCCTATTACAAGCTGGACAACCTGGTGGCTATCATGGATGTCAACCGTCTCGGTCAGAGTGAGCCTGCACCCCTGCAACACGACATGGAGACCTACCGCAAACGCTGTGAAGCCTTTGG ATGGAATACATATGTTGTGGATGGGCATGATGTGGAGGAACTGTGTAAAGCTTTCTGGCTGGCTAAGCAGGTAAAGGACAAACCCACCTGTATTGTTGCAAAGACCTTCAAAGGAAAAGGACTCAAAG ACATTTCGGATCTAGAGAACTGGCATGGGAAGCCAATCCCTAAGGACAAGGTAGATGGCCTTCTGAAGGACTTGCAGTCTCAGATCCAGGTCCCCAACAAGACCCTCTGCCCAGAGCTGCCCAATGATGACGCAGCACCAGCTGACCTGAGCCCAATCTCCCTACCTACACCCCCAGCCTATAAGAAGGGAGATAAG ATGGCAACAAGGCAAGCCTATGGTGTAGCACTGGCCAGGTTGGGTCAGGGAAGCAAGAGGGTGGTTGCCCTGGATGGAGACACCAAAAACTCCACTTTCTCAGAATTATTCAAGAAGGCCTACCCTGATCGCTATATTGAGTGTTTCATCGCTGAACAAAACATG GTAGGAGTAGCCATTGGCTGTGCCACTCGTGACCGCACAGTTGCATTTGCCAGCACGTTTGCTGCCTTCTTCTCTAGAGCCTACGATCAGATTCGTATGGGAGCGATCTCACAGTCCAACGTCAACCTAGTAGGATCTCACTGCGGTGTCTCCATTG GTGAGGACGGTCCATCTCAGATGGCTCTCGAGGACTTGGCCATGTTCCGCGCCATACCGACATGCACAGTGTTTTATCCGAGCGATGCTGTGTCGACCGAGAGGGCTGTTGAACTGTCTGCTAACACAAAG GGAATCTGCTTCATTCGTACTAGCAGACCAGCCACTGCAGTGATCTACTCACCAGATGAGAAGTTTGAAGTGGGTGTAGCCAAG GTTGTGCGCCAGTCTGACAGCGATGTGGTGACTGTGATTGGAGCTGGTGTCACACTTCATGAAGCTCTGACTGCTTATGATACGCTTAAAAGTGAAG GAAAAAACATTTGCGTAATTGACCCATTTACCATCAAGCCCTTGGACGCCGCCACCATTTTGTCCTGTGCCAGAGCCACAGGGGGGCAGATCATCACAGTGGAGGACCACTACAAGGAGG GTGGTCTCGGTGAAGCCGTGCTGTCTGCAGTGGGGGGGGAGCCTGGCATCATGGTTACCCGGCTGGCAGTGAGTGGCGTTCCCCGCAGTGGAAAGCCCCAGGAGCTCCTGGATATTTTTGGCATCAGTGCCAAGCATATCGTCACCGCTGTCCGCCAGACCTTTGCAAACTAA